One window of Bacillus alkalicellulosilyticus genomic DNA carries:
- a CDS encoding SMI1/KNR4 family protein: MDLVKNFFNGLRTALTTDELVELNIAYGATKEDIAALRSKYPNCPESLICLLENIDGTYWRKYGDNEIAVCILGSGVEEDRYPYYLMSTKQILESSKEEEDISYLLEYQDDEEAVDPKINLEGLLPGKYIHFSDCMNNGGTSRLYIDFNPSNEGVCGQIIRFLHDPDEYEVIANSFDEYLQNLIDCGFIYLENEEE; this comes from the coding sequence ATGGATTTAGTAAAAAATTTTTTTAACGGTTTGAGAACAGCATTAACAACAGATGAACTTGTGGAACTAAATATAGCGTACGGTGCTACAAAAGAGGATATTGCTGCACTAAGGTCAAAATATCCAAATTGTCCAGAGTCCCTTATCTGTCTACTTGAAAATATTGATGGCACATATTGGCGGAAGTATGGTGATAACGAAATTGCAGTTTGTATTCTAGGATCAGGTGTTGAAGAAGATAGATACCCATATTATTTAATGTCTACAAAGCAAATACTTGAAAGTTCAAAAGAGGAAGAAGACATCTCTTATCTATTAGAATACCAGGATGATGAAGAAGCAGTTGACCCTAAGATAAATCTAGAGGGACTTCTCCCAGGGAAGTATATTCATTTTTCAGACTGTATGAACAATGGGGGAACATCAAGACTCTATATTGATTTTAACCCATCTAATGAAGGTGTATGCGGTCAAATAATTCGCTTTTTGCACGATCCTGATGAATATGAAGTGATTGCAAACAGCTTTGATGAATATTTACAGAATCTTATTGATTGTGGTTTTATTTATCTGGAAAACGAAGAAGAGTAA